A single region of the Hyphomicrobiales bacterium genome encodes:
- the mrcA gene encoding Penicillin-insensitive transglycosylase / Penicillin-sensitive transpeptidase, which produces MPSRRRLWTNCMRLILRFIGFAFTAGAILFLIGAGVVGYVFNHYSQDLPDYTQLADYEPMVTTRVHAGDGAILAEYSRERRLFLPMQAIPPLVVAAFLSAEDKNFYKHGGVDPEGVARAAVNNLRSGGRRQQGASTITQQVAKNFLLTNEQTYERKIKELILSLRMESVYSKDRILELYLNEIYLGTAGGGPGNYGVAAAALNYFGKSVNELTLPEVAYLAALPKAPTNYHPFRQREAAIERRNWVIDRMVENGYVSRADGDKAKAAPLGVSPRSLPESSAVAGFFTEEVRRELAERYGEKELYEGGLSVRTTLDPTMQVMARKALVDGLVRYDESHGWRGAQQKIDLSQGEWGAALAQIKAYGDVKPWQLAVVLSSDAQKATIGLQPRREPSGAVHAERETGTIGLDGIRWTRKGRVNAALQPGDVIYAEPIDGKGTQFRLRQIPEIGGSLVAMDPNTGRVFAMVGGFSFDQSEFNRATQAWRQPGSSFKPFVYATALDNGYTPSSIVVDGAFELDQGPGLGMWRPENYNRKFAGPRTLRYGIEQSKNLMTVRLAHDVGMPLVSEYAKRFGVYDDMPQLLSMSLGAGETTVLRMTTAYSMFVNGGRRIKPTLIDRIQDRWGKTVYRHDERQCMNCNADAWSDQREPTLVDKREQVLDPLTAYQIVSILEGVVQRGTATVVKSVGKPLAGKTGTSNDAKDVWFVGFSPDLAVGVFLGYDKPRSLGGRVSAGALAAPIFRDFMNMALKDKPATPFRVPPGIKLIQVDAHSGLRSSGSGKGTILEAFKPGTAPPDGVAMAAGGGATGAVNVDGAGRGGVGAGTGGLY; this is translated from the coding sequence ATGCCCTCCCGGCGTCGGCTTTGGACCAATTGTATGCGACTGATTCTGCGCTTTATCGGCTTTGCGTTCACGGCAGGCGCTATCCTGTTCCTGATTGGTGCTGGCGTGGTTGGCTACGTCTTCAACCACTATTCCCAGGATCTGCCGGACTACACGCAGCTCGCGGATTATGAGCCCATGGTGACGACCCGCGTCCACGCGGGCGATGGCGCCATCCTGGCCGAGTACTCGCGCGAGCGGCGGCTGTTCCTGCCGATGCAAGCCATCCCTCCGCTCGTCGTCGCGGCATTCCTGTCTGCTGAAGACAAGAATTTCTACAAGCACGGTGGCGTCGACCCGGAAGGCGTGGCGCGCGCCGCGGTCAACAATTTGCGCAGCGGTGGCCGCCGCCAGCAGGGCGCCTCGACGATCACCCAGCAGGTGGCCAAGAACTTCCTGCTCACCAACGAGCAGACCTACGAGCGCAAGATCAAGGAACTGATCCTCTCGCTGCGCATGGAGTCGGTCTATTCAAAGGATCGCATTCTCGAGCTCTATCTCAACGAGATCTATCTCGGTACGGCAGGCGGCGGGCCCGGCAACTACGGCGTGGCGGCCGCCGCCCTCAACTATTTCGGGAAGTCCGTCAACGAGCTGACCTTGCCCGAGGTCGCCTATCTCGCAGCGCTTCCCAAAGCTCCGACGAATTATCATCCCTTCCGCCAACGTGAGGCAGCGATCGAGCGTCGCAACTGGGTGATCGACCGTATGGTCGAGAACGGTTACGTCTCGCGCGCGGATGGCGACAAGGCCAAGGCGGCTCCGCTCGGTGTGTCGCCGCGTTCGCTTCCGGAAAGTTCGGCGGTTGCAGGCTTCTTCACCGAGGAGGTCCGTCGCGAGCTCGCCGAGCGTTACGGCGAGAAGGAACTCTACGAGGGCGGCCTTTCTGTCCGCACGACCCTCGACCCCACCATGCAGGTGATGGCGCGCAAGGCACTTGTCGACGGTCTCGTGCGCTATGACGAATCCCATGGCTGGCGCGGAGCGCAACAAAAGATCGATCTGTCGCAGGGCGAATGGGGCGCGGCCCTCGCTCAGATCAAGGCTTATGGAGACGTCAAGCCGTGGCAGCTCGCCGTGGTTCTTTCCTCCGACGCGCAGAAGGCGACCATCGGCCTGCAGCCGCGCCGTGAGCCATCAGGCGCGGTGCATGCTGAGCGGGAGACCGGAACTATCGGCCTCGACGGCATCCGTTGGACACGCAAAGGCCGCGTCAATGCCGCGCTGCAGCCAGGCGACGTGATCTATGCCGAGCCGATCGACGGCAAGGGCACACAGTTCCGCCTGCGCCAGATCCCGGAGATCGGCGGTTCTCTCGTCGCGATGGACCCCAACACCGGCCGTGTCTTTGCGATGGTGGGCGGCTTCTCGTTCGACCAGAGCGAGTTCAACCGCGCGACGCAGGCATGGCGCCAGCCCGGCTCCTCCTTCAAACCCTTCGTCTATGCGACCGCGCTCGACAACGGCTATACGCCGTCGAGCATCGTCGTCGACGGAGCGTTCGAACTCGACCAGGGGCCCGGCCTCGGCATGTGGCGCCCGGAGAACTACAACAGGAAATTCGCCGGTCCGCGCACGCTGCGCTACGGCATCGAGCAGTCGAAGAACCTGATGACCGTCAGGCTGGCGCACGATGTCGGCATGCCCCTCGTCTCCGAATACGCCAAGCGTTTCGGTGTCTATGACGACATGCCACAGCTCCTCTCCATGTCGCTCGGCGCTGGTGAGACGACCGTGCTGCGCATGACCACGGCCTATTCGATGTTCGTGAACGGCGGCCGCCGCATCAAGCCGACCTTGATCGACCGCATTCAGGATCGCTGGGGCAAGACGGTCTATCGTCACGACGAGCGGCAATGCATGAACTGCAATGCCGACGCGTGGTCCGACCAGCGCGAGCCGACTTTGGTGGACAAGCGTGAGCAGGTGCTTGATCCGCTGACGGCCTACCAGATCGTGTCGATCCTCGAAGGCGTCGTCCAGCGTGGCACGGCCACTGTCGTGAAGAGCGTCGGGAAGCCGCTCGCCGGCAAGACCGGCACGAGCAATGACGCCAAGGACGTCTGGTTCGTGGGCTTTTCGCCGGATCTCGCTGTCGGTGTCTTCCTTGGCTACGATAAGCCACGCTCTCTTGGCGGGCGGGTTTCTGCCGGTGCCCTGGCGGCTCCGATTTTCCGCGACTTCATGAACATGGCCTTGAAGGACAAGCCAGCGACGCCCTTCCGCGTTCCGCCCGGGATCAAGCTCATTCAGGTCGACGCCCATTCGGGACTGCGGAGTTCCGGCAGCGGCAAGGGAACGATTCTTGAAGCCTTCAAGCCGGGCACGGCGCCTCCTGATGGTGTTGCCATGGCGGCAGGTGGCGGCGCGACAGGCGCTGTAAATGTCGACGGTGCCGGGCGGGGCGGTGTCGGTGCCGGTACCGGCGGGCTGTATTGA
- a CDS encoding N-acetylmuramoyl-L-alanine amidase produces MYTTTEIQRRLVRFAVAGVLLLPLWGFPAGAGATDGRSADAAARQANMIRATTVAIDARKDSARLTFTLTAAVEAKAFLLERPDRVIIDLPEVNFQLPKNAGRPPSGKGHFIGSFRFGLFAPERSRVVIDLREPALVGRVETVRTETGAELVIELNKATRAAYRKAALRPMVDSGDGLPGQQPDTPKTVTHGPKNEALPLVVIDPGHGGIDPGAQTGDGVLEKDVVFAFAQRLRDMLEASGRYRVMMTRTTDTFIALGARTRVARQAGADLFISIHADTLGAGGGVRGATIYTGSDLATDLESARLADKENLADQIAGVEAAEDPDEIVGILADLTKRETRTFSSSFAGNVIDSFKGTVLLNKNPHRSAGFRVLKAPDVPSVLVELGYLSSAKDAALLVSDEWQKNAANALNEAISRYFSQRSPTEKAGGVAFSP; encoded by the coding sequence GTGTACACGACGACTGAAATCCAGAGACGCCTCGTGCGTTTTGCCGTGGCCGGGGTGCTGCTGCTGCCATTGTGGGGCTTTCCTGCAGGCGCAGGGGCAACCGACGGACGGTCCGCGGATGCGGCCGCCCGTCAGGCCAACATGATCAGGGCCACGACGGTCGCGATTGATGCGCGCAAGGATTCCGCGCGACTGACTTTCACGCTCACCGCAGCCGTGGAGGCTAAGGCCTTCCTTCTGGAGCGACCGGACAGGGTCATCATCGACTTGCCGGAGGTCAATTTCCAGTTACCCAAGAATGCCGGACGCCCGCCCTCCGGCAAGGGGCATTTCATCGGGTCGTTCCGATTCGGCCTGTTCGCGCCTGAGCGCTCGCGCGTCGTCATCGATCTGCGCGAGCCGGCTCTGGTCGGTCGCGTCGAAACCGTCCGGACAGAGACCGGGGCGGAACTCGTTATTGAGCTGAACAAGGCAACGCGCGCCGCTTATCGCAAGGCCGCGCTTCGGCCGATGGTCGATTCCGGCGATGGCCTGCCGGGTCAGCAGCCGGATACGCCGAAAACGGTAACCCACGGTCCCAAGAACGAAGCGCTGCCACTGGTGGTGATCGATCCTGGCCATGGCGGTATCGATCCCGGCGCCCAGACCGGCGATGGTGTCCTGGAAAAGGATGTCGTCTTCGCCTTCGCCCAGCGTCTGCGGGACATGCTCGAAGCGAGCGGTCGCTATCGGGTGATGATGACGCGCACGACGGATACCTTCATCGCGCTCGGCGCTCGCACGCGTGTGGCGCGGCAGGCCGGTGCCGATCTTTTCATCTCGATCCACGCTGACACATTGGGAGCCGGTGGAGGGGTGCGTGGCGCAACGATCTACACCGGCTCCGATCTCGCCACCGACCTCGAGTCGGCACGCCTCGCCGACAAGGAAAACCTGGCCGACCAAATCGCTGGCGTCGAGGCGGCGGAAGATCCCGATGAGATCGTCGGGATTCTCGCCGATCTCACGAAGCGGGAAACGCGCACCTTCTCAAGCTCTTTTGCCGGAAATGTGATCGACAGTTTCAAAGGCACGGTTCTTCTGAACAAGAACCCGCATCGGTCCGCAGGGTTTCGTGTTCTCAAGGCCCCGGATGTGCCGTCAGTCCTGGTGGAACTTGGTTATCTCTCAAGCGCTAAGGACGCGGCTCTTCTTGTTTCGGATGAGTGGCAGAAGAATGCCGCCAACGCTCTGAACGAGGCCATCAGCCGTTATTTTTCTCAGCGTTCGCCCACCGAAAAAGCGGGCGGTGTCGCCTTTTCTCCATAG
- a CDS encoding hypothetical protein (Evidence 5 : Unknown function) → MLTLVWAAVARRVMGLDVLMLKAMAPLSSDGLSIRNNLPVQPAGEAGTRESTLTRRGRPAPDGSEIGNTQRAGRGRRAENTDGCANSAAVSVTASVVARRARSGELPISSKPLTHQTRERRSRFPREATDPPQPLFQFRTEVPDWQARAVMGPAALLVWQAPRRFLQGAARTPERRHDFITDA, encoded by the coding sequence TTGTTAACTCTCGTATGGGCGGCCGTCGCGCGGAGAGTCATGGGCCTGGACGTCTTGATGCTGAAGGCCATGGCGCCGCTGTCGAGCGACGGCCTGTCAATCCGGAACAATCTGCCAGTCCAACCCGCCGGGGAGGCGGGGACACGCGAAAGCACGCTGACGCGCCGGGGGAGGCCGGCGCCAGATGGAAGTGAAATAGGGAATACACAACGGGCTGGGCGAGGACGACGGGCGGAAAACACGGACGGGTGCGCAAACTCCGCCGCCGTGTCTGTGACGGCCAGCGTTGTTGCGAGGCGTGCCCGATCCGGTGAGCTGCCCATATCCTCCAAGCCTTTAACTCATCAAACCCGCGAACGCCGTAGTCGGTTTCCGCGAGAGGCCACGGATCCACCGCAGCCATTATTTCAATTCCGTACCGAGGTACCCGACTGGCAGGCGCGGGCAGTGATGGGCCCAGCCGCCTTGCTCGTCTGGCAGGCGCCGCGCCGATTCTTACAAGGCGCCGCGCGTACACCGGAACGGAGACATGATTTCATTACAGATGCATAG
- the rne gene encoding Ribonuclease E gives MANKMLIDAAHPEETRVVVVRGNKVEEFDFESANRRQLRGNIYLAKVTRVEPSLQAAFIEYGGNRHGFLAFSEIHPDYYQIPVADRQALIEEEAQAERDAERDEERAASRRSSRGRERRRNDDDSVSGAATAAADSSGEATTGDDEAVPSATSGVEAAADDSRQDGDHAVSEAGAETSEAASDDDGDSDGDDATHEDDVVEQVGGSADASEELPDRRQRPLRRQYKIQEVIKRRQVLLVQVVKEERGNKGAALTTYLSLAGRYSVLMPNTARGGGISRKITNAADRKRLKEMAQELEVPDGMGIILRTAGALRTKAEIKRDFEYLLRLWESVRELTLKSSAPALVYEEGSLIKRAIRDLYNKDIDEVHVSGEEGYREAKDFMRMLMPSHSKAVQPYRDNLPIFVRNGVESQLDAMFSNQVTLKSGGYIVINPTEALVSIDVNSGRSTREHNIEDTALKTNLEAAEEISRQLRLRDLAGLIVIDFIDMEEKRNNRAVEKKLKDCLKDDRARIQVGRISAFGLMEMSRQRIRTGVLESSSVPCPHCAGSGFVRATPSIALHILRSVEETLLKSATHNVTIKTPATVALYILNQKRGHLRDLEMRFGVTITVVADESFVGATHFALERGELAVKPEPSMLPARVQVDTIIPEEEEEDEPVSEDESDEEASEDEDKPVEAAQDGSAAGRHPDGQRREAEGGNGDEAGRRRRRRRRRRGGRGGDNRGEPAANGFHAETAEHDSSPDDSDAENDSDAIAAEDVQGEMPAVAATVEAAPADEDGVAHTAESVADTVSEGSDVSAGEEPAVSAEAPASEAAAKPKRRRSTKAAKAKAEATAAPAEIAADEAKPAVEAESAPKAKPRRRKAAATKEAAVAKEEVAPVQEAAPDEAVASDTAAGEKDAAPAKKKSTRAPRKPAATPRAKTSKAKAEVSADAPADASAAETEPASGPAQNRPKRTGWWSRAKATITGS, from the coding sequence ATGGCCAACAAAATGCTTATCGATGCGGCCCACCCGGAAGAGACCCGGGTGGTCGTGGTTCGCGGAAACAAGGTTGAAGAGTTCGATTTCGAGTCGGCCAACCGTCGACAACTGCGTGGCAATATCTATCTCGCCAAGGTCACGCGTGTGGAGCCTTCTCTGCAGGCGGCCTTCATCGAGTATGGCGGCAATCGACACGGCTTCCTGGCCTTCAGCGAAATCCACCCCGACTACTACCAGATTCCGGTTGCTGACCGGCAGGCGCTGATCGAGGAAGAAGCGCAGGCCGAGCGGGACGCCGAGCGGGACGAGGAGAGAGCCGCCAGCCGCCGCAGCTCGCGTGGGCGCGAGCGTCGCCGCAACGACGACGACTCCGTGAGCGGTGCGGCGACTGCGGCTGCGGACAGCAGCGGGGAAGCGACCACCGGTGATGACGAGGCCGTGCCGTCCGCCACTTCGGGTGTCGAAGCCGCGGCGGACGACAGCCGGCAGGACGGTGATCACGCAGTTTCCGAGGCCGGGGCTGAAACCTCCGAAGCCGCCTCCGATGATGACGGCGACAGCGACGGTGACGATGCCACCCATGAGGATGACGTCGTCGAGCAGGTCGGCGGATCGGCCGATGCCTCCGAGGAGCTGCCCGACCGCCGCCAGCGCCCCCTGCGTCGCCAGTACAAGATCCAGGAGGTGATCAAGCGCCGTCAGGTGCTGCTGGTTCAGGTCGTGAAGGAAGAGCGCGGCAACAAGGGCGCTGCGCTGACCACCTATCTGTCGCTCGCCGGCCGCTATTCCGTGCTGATGCCCAATACCGCCCGCGGCGGTGGCATTTCGCGCAAGATCACCAACGCGGCCGATCGCAAGCGCCTGAAGGAAATGGCCCAGGAACTGGAGGTTCCGGATGGGATGGGGATCATCCTGCGCACGGCCGGCGCCCTGCGCACCAAGGCCGAGATCAAGCGCGACTTCGAGTATCTGCTGCGCCTCTGGGAGAGCGTGCGCGAACTGACGCTGAAGTCGAGCGCGCCCGCCTTGGTCTATGAGGAAGGCTCGCTGATCAAGCGCGCCATCCGTGACCTCTACAACAAGGACATCGACGAAGTTCACGTGTCCGGTGAGGAGGGCTATCGCGAGGCCAAGGACTTCATGCGCATGCTCATGCCGAGCCATTCGAAGGCGGTCCAGCCTTATCGCGACAACCTTCCGATCTTCGTGCGCAATGGTGTCGAGTCCCAGCTCGATGCGATGTTCTCGAACCAGGTGACGCTCAAGTCCGGCGGCTACATCGTCATCAATCCGACCGAAGCGCTCGTCTCGATCGACGTGAACTCCGGGCGTTCGACGCGCGAGCACAATATCGAGGACACCGCGCTCAAGACCAATCTTGAGGCGGCCGAGGAGATTTCCCGGCAGCTGCGCCTGCGTGACCTTGCGGGGCTCATCGTCATCGACTTCATCGACATGGAGGAAAAGCGCAACAATCGCGCGGTCGAGAAGAAGCTGAAGGATTGCCTCAAGGACGACCGCGCTCGCATTCAGGTCGGCCGCATTTCGGCCTTCGGCCTCATGGAAATGTCACGCCAGCGCATCCGCACGGGCGTGCTGGAGAGTTCGTCCGTCCCCTGCCCGCATTGCGCGGGCTCCGGCTTCGTGCGTGCGACACCCTCCATCGCTCTCCATATCCTGCGCTCCGTCGAGGAGACGTTGCTGAAGAGCGCCACGCATAACGTCACCATCAAGACGCCCGCGACGGTCGCACTCTACATCCTCAATCAGAAGCGCGGCCATCTGCGTGATCTGGAAATGCGCTTCGGCGTGACGATCACCGTCGTCGCGGACGAGAGCTTCGTCGGCGCGACGCATTTTGCGCTGGAGCGGGGCGAACTCGCAGTCAAGCCGGAACCCTCCATGTTGCCGGCCCGCGTGCAGGTCGACACCATCATCCCCGAGGAGGAGGAGGAGGACGAGCCCGTCTCCGAGGATGAGAGCGACGAGGAAGCCTCCGAGGACGAGGACAAGCCGGTCGAAGCTGCGCAAGACGGTTCAGCTGCCGGACGCCATCCCGATGGCCAGCGGCGCGAGGCTGAAGGCGGCAACGGCGATGAAGCTGGTCGCCGGCGGCGCCGGCGGCGCCGGCGGCGTGGTGGTCGCGGCGGTGACAATCGCGGCGAGCCCGCAGCCAACGGTTTCCACGCCGAAACAGCCGAGCACGATTCATCCCCGGATGATTCCGACGCCGAGAACGATTCCGACGCGATCGCCGCCGAGGACGTTCAGGGCGAGATGCCGGCTGTCGCGGCAACCGTCGAAGCCGCACCAGCCGACGAGGACGGCGTGGCTCACACGGCCGAATCCGTAGCAGATACCGTTTCGGAGGGATCCGATGTCTCGGCTGGCGAAGAACCGGCCGTGAGCGCTGAGGCTCCGGCTTCAGAGGCTGCGGCCAAGCCGAAGCGTCGCCGCTCCACCAAGGCCGCGAAGGCCAAGGCCGAGGCGACGGCTGCTCCGGCCGAGATCGCAGCGGATGAGGCAAAGCCTGCGGTTGAGGCCGAGAGCGCGCCGAAGGCCAAGCCTCGCCGCCGCAAGGCCGCGGCGACAAAGGAAGCCGCCGTCGCGAAGGAAGAAGTCGCGCCTGTCCAGGAGGCAGCTCCTGACGAAGCGGTTGCTTCGGATACCGCCGCTGGCGAGAAGGACGCGGCCCCCGCGAAGAAGAAGTCCACCCGCGCGCCGCGCAAGCCCGCGGCTACCCCTCGGGCAAAAACGTCAAAGGCCAAGGCTGAGGTGAGCGCTGACGCTCCGGCTGACGCGTCCGCGGCGGAGACGGAGCCGGCATCCGGGCCGGCCCAAAATCGGCCCAAGCGCACAGGCTGGTGGTCGCGTGCGAAAGCAACCATCACGGGCAGTTAG
- a CDS encoding EmrB/QacA subfamily drug resistance transporter, whose product MNIAPPPPQKGILTHAEVVSIILGVMLAMFLAALDQTIVATALPTIGRTLGDVVHLPWVVTAYLLAATAVTPLYGKFSDVYGRRITLLVGICIFIAGSVLCAVAPTMLALIIGRFIQGLGGGGLIALAQTIIGDITSPKERARYQSFIASVFLSASVLGPLLGGFFADKLHWSLIFWINLPLGFLAFLMTYSLLRKLPRHERKHRIDVLGGVILLAATVSLMLLLNWGGIAYPWLSIEIIGLAVVSILAWVGFVARLYAAPEPFLPLSLLKNQVVRTGNISTAFSMGAFIGLSIYLPIYLQTVYHFSPGVSGVALIPLMAGTVCGAFISGVLMPKVRHYKRLPMVGLSVSTLGLIILAIHPQPLPLLALEAIFIIVSMSLGTSLPVTTISIQNAVPLHQLGMTMALMNFARQLGGAVAVAIFGAIVLGLLSHSGEGLSHENLSAAFSASTVDFAPTFRWVFIAAAICFGVALCALIRMEERPLRSTIGEAPPTTIE is encoded by the coding sequence ATGAATATCGCTCCGCCCCCGCCCCAGAAGGGCATACTCACACATGCTGAGGTGGTGTCGATCATTCTCGGCGTGATGCTGGCGATGTTCCTGGCCGCGCTCGATCAGACAATCGTCGCGACAGCCTTGCCGACCATCGGCCGCACCCTTGGCGATGTCGTCCATCTGCCATGGGTGGTGACAGCCTATCTGCTGGCCGCAACGGCGGTGACACCGCTTTATGGCAAATTCAGCGATGTTTATGGCCGACGCATTACCTTGCTCGTCGGCATCTGCATTTTCATCGCTGGGTCCGTGCTCTGCGCGGTCGCCCCGACAATGCTTGCGCTGATCATCGGCCGGTTCATTCAGGGTCTCGGCGGCGGTGGGCTCATCGCGCTCGCGCAGACGATCATCGGTGACATCACCTCGCCGAAGGAACGCGCCCGCTATCAGTCCTTCATCGCATCGGTATTCCTGTCTGCGAGCGTGCTGGGGCCGCTGCTCGGCGGCTTCTTCGCCGACAAGCTGCACTGGTCCCTGATTTTCTGGATCAACTTGCCGCTCGGGTTCCTCGCCTTCCTGATGACCTATAGCCTGCTGCGCAAGCTGCCCCGGCATGAGCGCAAGCATCGCATCGATGTGCTGGGCGGGGTCATCCTGCTCGCCGCAACCGTTTCCTTGATGCTGCTGCTGAACTGGGGCGGCATCGCCTATCCCTGGCTCTCCATCGAGATCATCGGGCTCGCGGTGGTTTCCATCCTCGCCTGGGTCGGCTTCGTCGCCCGCCTGTATGCCGCGCCCGAGCCTTTCCTGCCCCTATCGCTGCTCAAGAACCAGGTGGTCCGCACCGGCAATATTTCGACCGCCTTCTCCATGGGGGCTTTCATCGGGCTGTCGATCTATCTGCCGATCTACCTGCAGACGGTCTATCATTTCAGCCCGGGGGTCAGCGGTGTAGCGCTGATACCATTGATGGCGGGAACGGTATGCGGAGCCTTCATTTCCGGCGTGCTCATGCCAAAGGTCCGGCACTACAAGCGACTTCCGATGGTCGGCTTGTCGGTCTCGACGCTCGGCCTGATCATTCTGGCGATCCATCCGCAGCCCCTGCCCCTTCTGGCCCTTGAAGCGATTTTCATCATTGTCAGCATGTCGCTGGGCACATCGCTGCCGGTGACGACCATATCGATTCAGAATGCTGTGCCCTTGCATCAGCTCGGGATGACCATGGCGCTGATGAATTTCGCGCGGCAGTTGGGAGGGGCCGTTGCCGTCGCCATCTTCGGCGCCATTGTACTCGGCCTGCTGTCACATAGCGGCGAAGGCTTGAGCCATGAAAACCTCTCCGCCGCCTTCTCCGCCAGCACGGTGGATTTCGCGCCGACATTCCGCTGGGTTTTCATCGCCGCCGCGATCTGTTTCGGGGTGGCTCTCTGCGCCCTGATCCGCATGGAGGAACGCCCCTTGCGGAGCACCATCGGCGAGGCGCCGCCAACGACCATCGAGTAG